Proteins encoded by one window of Kineococcus rhizosphaerae:
- a CDS encoding glycoside hydrolase family 3 N-terminal domain-containing protein has product MSLEEKAGQLTQYFYLGVPELPEDFDIDSLPPEHRAFVEQPKQIESAIAAGQVGSALFVKDPVLVNRLQRLAVGTTRLGIPLLFGFDVVHGLRTVFPVPLALAASWDPDLIKDVQAVAAREARAAGIHWTFAPMIDIARDARWGRIVEGAGEDPVLGAAVAAAQVRGFQGDLGAQSVLAGPKHFAGYGAARGGRDYEDAEVSDNELWNVHFPPFRAAIDAGAVNVMSAYMDLNGVPASANRWLLTDVLRQEMGFSGFVVSDANAVRSLQIQHLAADPADAAVRALNAGLDMEMAMSEAAFAHLPQAVAAGRVAERDIDVAVRRVLEAKFRLGLFETPLVDETAAEATLSSGAHRDLARTAAARSIVLLKNAEHTLPLTPSSLRSPGSVAVIGQLADSQRDLLGPWVFDHDTSETVTILHGLRQRLGEDVVAHAPGAGITERLFPSAFDQADPTILTTPADWDDDAEIEHAVQLAAAAAVAVVVVGQRQNQAGEKASTATLALPGRQLEQLQRITATGTPVVVVMVSGRPLDLRWADAHVGAIVQAWYPGTRGGEAVADVLLGQVSPAGRLPLQWPRHVGQVPMTYAHYRTFEPENAGSRYFEEPSTPLYPFGHGLSYASFEYSDLRLDRDEITVGQSTTVSVTVRNTSQREGDEVAQLYIHQRHGTSSRPVRELKGFQRITLAAGEQRELTFTLGPEQLSYWSAVTRGVVQDATTVDLWIGGDSTAELSTTLSVRA; this is encoded by the coding sequence ATGAGCTTGGAGGAGAAGGCCGGGCAGCTGACCCAGTACTTCTACCTCGGCGTCCCCGAGCTGCCCGAGGACTTCGACATCGACTCCCTGCCCCCCGAGCACCGCGCCTTCGTCGAGCAGCCCAAGCAGATCGAGAGCGCCATCGCGGCGGGCCAGGTCGGATCGGCGCTGTTCGTCAAGGACCCGGTGCTGGTGAACCGTCTGCAGCGCCTGGCGGTGGGCACCACACGCCTGGGCATCCCGCTGCTGTTCGGCTTCGACGTCGTGCACGGCCTGCGCACCGTCTTCCCCGTGCCCCTGGCCCTGGCGGCCAGCTGGGACCCGGACCTGATCAAGGACGTGCAGGCGGTCGCGGCACGCGAGGCCCGGGCGGCGGGCATCCACTGGACGTTCGCGCCGATGATCGACATCGCCCGCGACGCCCGCTGGGGACGCATCGTCGAAGGCGCCGGTGAAGACCCAGTGCTGGGGGCTGCGGTCGCCGCCGCTCAGGTGCGCGGTTTCCAAGGCGACCTGGGCGCCCAGAGCGTCCTGGCCGGCCCCAAGCACTTCGCCGGGTACGGAGCCGCGCGCGGCGGACGCGACTACGAGGACGCCGAGGTGTCCGACAACGAGCTGTGGAACGTGCACTTCCCTCCCTTCCGCGCCGCGATCGACGCTGGGGCGGTGAACGTCATGAGCGCCTACATGGACCTCAACGGCGTACCGGCCTCGGCCAACCGCTGGCTGCTCACCGACGTCCTGCGCCAGGAGATGGGCTTCAGCGGGTTCGTCGTCTCCGACGCCAACGCCGTGCGCTCCCTGCAGATCCAGCACCTCGCAGCCGACCCGGCCGATGCCGCGGTCCGGGCCCTGAACGCCGGGCTCGACATGGAGATGGCCATGTCCGAGGCGGCCTTTGCGCACCTGCCCCAGGCCGTTGCCGCAGGGCGGGTGGCCGAGCGCGACATCGACGTCGCGGTACGGCGGGTACTCGAAGCGAAGTTCCGGCTCGGGTTGTTCGAGACGCCCCTCGTCGACGAAACCGCCGCCGAAGCCACGCTGAGCTCCGGCGCCCACCGCGACCTGGCCCGTACCGCCGCCGCGCGATCGATCGTGCTGCTGAAGAACGCCGAGCACACGCTGCCGCTGACCCCGTCGTCCCTGCGCTCCCCGGGGTCGGTCGCGGTGATCGGGCAACTCGCCGACAGCCAGCGTGACCTGCTGGGTCCCTGGGTCTTCGACCACGACACCAGTGAGACCGTCACGATCCTGCACGGGCTACGCCAACGGCTGGGTGAGGACGTCGTCGCCCACGCTCCCGGAGCAGGCATCACCGAGCGGTTGTTCCCCTCCGCCTTCGACCAAGCTGACCCCACGATCCTCACCACCCCCGCGGACTGGGACGACGACGCCGAGATCGAACACGCCGTCCAGCTCGCCGCGGCCGCCGCCGTCGCCGTGGTGGTCGTCGGTCAGCGGCAGAACCAGGCCGGGGAAAAGGCCTCGACAGCGACACTAGCGCTGCCCGGGCGCCAACTCGAGCAGCTGCAACGCATCACAGCCACGGGAACCCCCGTCGTCGTCGTGATGGTCTCCGGGCGGCCGCTGGACCTGCGGTGGGCCGATGCGCACGTGGGAGCCATCGTGCAGGCCTGGTACCCCGGTACCCGTGGGGGCGAGGCCGTCGCGGACGTCCTGCTCGGGCAGGTCTCTCCCGCCGGGCGGCTGCCCCTGCAGTGGCCCCGCCACGTCGGGCAAGTCCCGATGACCTACGCGCACTACCGCACGTTCGAGCCGGAGAACGCCGGCTCACGCTACTTCGAGGAACCCAGCACCCCGCTGTACCCGTTCGGGCACGGCCTCAGCTACGCCTCCTTCGAGTACAGCGACCTGCGTCTGGACCGTGACGAGATCACTGTCGGGCAGAGCACCACGGTCTCGGTGACGGTCCGCAACACCTCCCAGCGCGAGGGGGACGAGGTGGCGCAGCTGTACATCCACCAGCGCCACGGCACCTCCTCACGTCCCGTGCGAGAGTTGAAGGGGTTTCAGCGCATCACCCTCGCCGCCGGCGAACAGCGCGAGCTGACCTTCACCCTGGGCCCGGAACAGCTGAGCTACTGGAGCGCCGTCACCCGTGGCGTCGTGCAGGACGCCACGACCGTCGACCTGTGGATCGGTGGCGACTCCACCGCCGAGCTGAGCACCACCTTGAGCGTCCGCGCGTGA
- a CDS encoding family 1 glycosylhydrolase, translating to MTTPDETTPGTRADETSASDQTTGAIAPSGFLWGASTAPHQTEGNNVGSDWWVYEQRMPYFNPSGDAVDSYHRYEEDMRLLAQAGLNAYRFGVEWARIEPLPGQFSLAELAHYRRMIDTALSLGLTPVVTLHHFSSPRWFVEGGGWLAENAVERFCAYVERVSDILDGVEWICTINEPNMFAFMMLMAAAINSDAVPAMDTPTVQREDGFVLPRPLPQATQRLIEAHHAAREVLRRRTRAKVGWTLANLVIHATGPEAEAMAQEEREVREDVFLRAARGDDFIGVQAYSVQPVDSDGLVPHPPHPDNTLVGTPYRPDALGIAARHAWEVTEHVPVLVTENGIATADDARRIAYTREALKGLFGAVDDGVDVRGYLHWSALDNFEWGHWEPTFGLIAVDRQTFARTPKPSLAWLGDTARRGRS from the coding sequence ATGACCACCCCCGACGAGACCACCCCCGGGACCCGCGCCGATGAGACGAGCGCCTCCGACCAGACCACCGGTGCGATCGCACCCTCCGGTTTCCTCTGGGGAGCCTCCACTGCTCCGCACCAGACCGAAGGCAACAACGTCGGCAGCGACTGGTGGGTCTACGAGCAGCGCATGCCGTACTTCAACCCCAGCGGTGACGCCGTGGACAGCTACCACCGTTACGAAGAGGACATGCGCCTGTTGGCCCAGGCCGGGCTGAACGCCTACCGCTTCGGGGTCGAATGGGCCCGCATCGAGCCGCTGCCGGGTCAGTTCTCCCTCGCCGAGCTCGCCCACTACCGCCGGATGATCGACACCGCCTTGAGCCTGGGGCTGACCCCAGTGGTGACCCTGCACCACTTCTCCAGCCCCCGGTGGTTCGTCGAAGGAGGCGGCTGGCTCGCCGAGAACGCTGTCGAGCGGTTCTGCGCCTACGTCGAGCGCGTCAGCGACATCCTCGACGGCGTCGAGTGGATCTGCACGATCAACGAGCCGAACATGTTCGCCTTCATGATGCTCATGGCCGCAGCGATCAACTCCGACGCGGTTCCCGCGATGGACACCCCCACCGTGCAGCGCGAAGACGGGTTCGTGCTGCCCCGCCCCCTGCCGCAGGCCACGCAGCGGTTGATCGAAGCCCACCACGCCGCCCGCGAGGTCCTGCGCCGCCGCACACGGGCCAAGGTCGGCTGGACCCTGGCCAACCTCGTCATCCACGCGACGGGACCGGAGGCTGAGGCGATGGCGCAGGAGGAACGTGAGGTCCGCGAGGACGTCTTCCTGCGCGCCGCACGAGGCGACGACTTCATCGGCGTCCAGGCCTACTCGGTGCAGCCCGTCGACAGCGATGGCCTGGTGCCGCACCCGCCGCACCCGGACAACACCCTGGTGGGCACCCCCTACCGCCCCGACGCCCTCGGGATCGCCGCGCGGCACGCCTGGGAGGTGACCGAGCACGTCCCCGTCCTGGTCACCGAGAACGGCATCGCCACCGCTGACGACGCCCGCCGCATCGCCTACACCCGCGAGGCGCTGAAGGGCTTGTTCGGCGCCGTGGACGACGGAGTCGACGTGCGCGGTTACCTGCACTGGAGTGCACTGGACAACTTCGAGTGGGGCCACTGGGAGCCGACCTTCGGGCTCATCGCCGTCGACCGCCAAACCTTCGCCCGCACCCCCAAGCCGAGCCTGGCCTGGCTGGGCGACACCGCTCGTCGCGGGCGGTCCTGA
- a CDS encoding alpha/beta hydrolase translates to MDELVDPALRQAAHFWRRWTPRTPVAYRRQVRAINALRILNTLSARPPRGGVGVTRERVHGDLRTSHHWTTRRDGTPMRLMVMRPAVARTEVTGVLWIHGGGYATGSPEQSRALAERLVAATDSVVVLPDYRLSVQMPYPAALHDCYDALIWLRDHAGELGVARDQLVVGGESAGGGLTAAVSLLTRDLGQVAIAFQVPLYPMLDDRPTESSRSSTAPVWNTVTNDTAWDLYLGPLRAHAKNGTGPPAYAAPARALDLSGLPPTLTFVGDLEPFYDEVVDYVRRLQEAGVPVLHRIFPGAFHGFDLVAPAAPTSQEARAFTLDGFRQFSATFRSEQPSSAAD, encoded by the coding sequence ATGGATGAGCTGGTCGACCCCGCGCTGCGCCAGGCTGCCCACTTCTGGCGACGGTGGACACCCCGGACGCCGGTCGCCTACCGGCGCCAGGTCCGCGCCATCAACGCGTTGAGGATTCTCAACACCCTCAGCGCCCGCCCGCCGCGCGGTGGCGTCGGTGTCACACGCGAGCGTGTACACGGTGACCTCCGCACCAGCCATCACTGGACCACCCGGCGCGATGGCACCCCGATGCGGCTGATGGTGATGCGGCCCGCGGTGGCACGTACCGAGGTGACCGGTGTGCTCTGGATCCACGGGGGCGGCTACGCCACCGGCAGTCCAGAGCAGTCCCGCGCCCTCGCCGAACGCCTCGTCGCAGCGACCGACAGCGTGGTGGTCCTGCCGGACTACCGTCTCTCCGTCCAGATGCCGTACCCCGCCGCGCTGCACGACTGCTACGACGCACTGATCTGGTTACGCGATCACGCCGGCGAGCTCGGTGTGGCCCGTGACCAACTGGTCGTGGGCGGTGAGAGCGCCGGCGGCGGATTGACCGCGGCGGTGAGCCTGCTGACGCGCGACCTCGGCCAGGTCGCCATCGCCTTCCAGGTCCCGCTGTACCCGATGCTGGATGACCGGCCCACCGAATCCTCGCGCTCTAGCACCGCGCCGGTGTGGAACACCGTCACCAACGACACCGCCTGGGACCTTTACCTCGGCCCCCTGCGCGCCCACGCCAAGAACGGCACCGGCCCACCAGCCTATGCCGCCCCCGCACGAGCGCTCGACCTCTCCGGATTGCCACCCACCCTGACCTTCGTCGGCGACCTGGAACCCTTCTACGACGAAGTCGTGGACTACGTGAGGCGCCTGCAGGAAGCTGGAGTGCCGGTACTGCACCGCATCTTTCCCGGCGCCTTCCATGGTTTCGACCTGGTCGCTCCCGCCGCGCCCACCAGCCAGGAGGCCCGCGCCTTCACTCTCGACGGCTTTCGCCAGTTCAGCGCGACGTTCCGGTCAGAACAACCGTCGTCAGCAGCGGACTGA
- a CDS encoding transposase family protein, with translation MLSYRSSLDVSRELAQAVARLLSAHRVRVGTRRGRRALGCFAQAVLLLRFMRQRAAVADLARDNAVSLKTAYRYLHEALDVLAAEAPELPEVVAKAVTRRTEHLLLDGTLIESDRVHDPGGQKDRWYSGKHRHHGGLVQVVTDPDGRPLWVSPVEPGSTHDLTAARVHALPALYRASRNGVPTLADKAYTGAGVGIRVPIRRPRGRQVLDAPTQGWNSYVNSARVFVEHGIAHLKSRWRALQRVSLCPWRISVIVATALVLSQIENRY, from the coding sequence GTGCTCTCCTATCGTTCCAGCCTTGATGTCTCCCGTGAACTCGCTCAGGCCGTTGCCCGCCTACTATCGGCTCACCGCGTCAGGGTTGGTACTCGTCGGGGACGCCGGGCTCTAGGTTGCTTCGCTCAGGCCGTACTGCTGCTGCGGTTCATGCGTCAACGTGCCGCGGTCGCCGACCTCGCCCGCGATAACGCCGTGAGTCTCAAGACGGCCTACCGCTACCTGCACGAAGCTTTGGATGTGCTCGCCGCCGAAGCACCTGAACTGCCTGAAGTCGTCGCCAAGGCCGTGACTAGGAGAACCGAGCACCTACTGCTCGACGGCACCCTCATCGAAAGCGACCGAGTTCACGACCCTGGCGGTCAAAAGGACCGCTGGTACTCCGGCAAGCACCGCCACCACGGTGGTCTCGTGCAGGTCGTTACCGATCCCGACGGTCGGCCGCTGTGGGTGTCACCGGTCGAGCCCGGCAGTACCCACGACTTGACCGCGGCGCGTGTGCATGCCCTACCTGCCCTCTACCGTGCTTCTCGCAACGGCGTTCCCACCCTGGCCGATAAGGCGTACACCGGCGCTGGGGTCGGCATCCGCGTTCCCATCCGGCGTCCCAGGGGCAGACAAGTTCTCGACGCTCCCACGCAGGGATGGAACTCATATGTGAACTCCGCTCGTGTCTTCGTCGAGCACGGTATCGCCCACTTGAAGAGTCGCTGGCGGGCGCTCCAGCGGGTCAGCCTCTGCCCGTGGCGCATCTCCGTGATCGTCGCCACGGCCCTCGTCCTTAGTCAAATAGAAAACCGTTACTGA
- a CDS encoding cell wall-binding repeat-containing protein yields the protein MTAATSRLRRRGIGAGVAALVGLSGLGLAAVPAQAAAGFDPAASQVSGVDRFDTAARVATTAFTTADTVVVANGDRAIDAQAGAYAAGLNKAPLLLTQKSNVPTFTVDAIKKLGATKAIVLGDTNSVDATALAQMTAAGLSVQVVAGANRFDTAAKVYNLASTKATTVFLARADLLAGQVSPDALAASPLSYDGTPVLLTNANSLPAETAAAITSGGVKNVVVLGNAITDSVKTAVGALGATVTTLAGDDRSLTAQKIAEYGITQNAYGTTAASIANGDKIDALAAGPWAAINKAPILLTLGTGSLGTGTSGYLATHASTLKTATVFGDVNSVPASLTAAAKTAGGGDVTSNQAYTIAGGGATVPASSSAAPTAGSVQYSVSGLDSTKTYSIALVPASSISTNASGATLFADADGTANVADGTQTSSSTGAQISVVNGVSATGSRVTSVTPAAGSITFAVNSSTYGNVRPVVWLNSTDAALSSGLDLAVPTSANANPKAPVEAFAVGAATVWTPAEATGSVTAATVTSVASDKSSAVLFDGTDYANYVFKSGDVYAYDGNTTSQAQFLSALSVGDTVTASTYSSNFQSTFDLVTDIPAAPAAPAVTSIGNLDDTSASNYDVKFSVTPASPAAGLVDHYDVNVYAVDATTGLITGTAVQTVSTTGSATTATVFNLPNAKYGATVTAVSAEGSSSDESSATYFTVQKGDADTVKPTVVSTTLTEGSGISGVIDDGDSITLQFSEAVTVGSTAALRFTDADGEVFQITNSATDAWTVGNYTNAAGATVTNGQVVVPVTTANLAKVGGTVPSSPNVAQVPGTINAFSTTVTDAAGNTVNLTGSTDLIIDTPLG from the coding sequence GTGACCGCAGCAACCTCCCGGTTGCGCCGGCGTGGTATCGGGGCCGGCGTTGCGGCTCTTGTTGGTCTGTCCGGCCTCGGCCTCGCGGCCGTGCCGGCTCAGGCTGCAGCTGGTTTCGACCCCGCCGCTTCGCAGGTCTCCGGTGTCGACCGCTTCGACACCGCCGCTCGCGTCGCCACCACCGCGTTCACGACGGCTGACACCGTCGTCGTCGCCAACGGTGACCGCGCCATCGACGCTCAGGCCGGGGCTTACGCCGCTGGTCTGAACAAGGCGCCGCTCCTGCTCACGCAGAAGAGCAACGTCCCCACCTTCACGGTCGACGCCATCAAGAAGCTCGGCGCCACGAAGGCGATCGTCCTCGGGGACACCAACTCGGTCGACGCCACCGCGCTCGCCCAGATGACCGCTGCTGGCCTCTCGGTCCAGGTCGTCGCCGGTGCCAACCGCTTCGACACCGCCGCCAAGGTCTACAACTTGGCGTCGACCAAGGCCACGACGGTCTTCCTCGCCCGCGCGGACCTCCTCGCCGGCCAGGTCTCCCCCGACGCGCTCGCCGCCAGCCCGCTCTCGTACGACGGCACCCCGGTGCTGCTGACGAACGCGAACTCGCTGCCCGCCGAGACCGCCGCCGCCATCACCTCCGGTGGCGTCAAGAACGTCGTCGTCCTCGGTAACGCCATCACCGACTCCGTCAAGACCGCCGTCGGCGCCCTCGGTGCCACCGTGACGACGCTCGCCGGTGACGACCGTTCGCTGACCGCGCAGAAGATCGCCGAGTACGGCATCACGCAGAACGCCTACGGCACCACCGCCGCCTCCATCGCCAACGGCGACAAGATCGACGCCCTGGCGGCCGGCCCCTGGGCCGCGATCAACAAGGCCCCGATCCTGCTGACCCTCGGCACCGGCAGCCTCGGCACCGGTACCTCTGGGTACCTGGCGACGCACGCCAGCACCCTCAAGACCGCCACCGTCTTCGGTGACGTCAACAGCGTCCCGGCTTCGTTGACCGCAGCGGCCAAGACCGCTGGTGGCGGCGACGTCACGAGCAACCAGGCGTACACCATCGCGGGTGGCGGAGCCACGGTTCCTGCATCGTCGAGCGCGGCGCCGACCGCGGGATCCGTGCAGTACTCCGTCTCCGGTCTCGACTCCACCAAGACGTACTCCATCGCCCTCGTTCCTGCGAGCAGCATCAGCACCAACGCCTCCGGAGCGACCCTCTTCGCAGACGCTGACGGCACGGCGAATGTTGCGGACGGTACCCAGACGAGCTCCAGCACTGGTGCTCAGATTTCCGTGGTCAATGGTGTGAGCGCGACTGGCAGCCGAGTGACCTCGGTGACTCCTGCCGCTGGCTCGATCACTTTCGCGGTCAACAGCAGCACCTACGGCAATGTTCGTCCCGTTGTGTGGCTGAACTCCACCGACGCTGCGCTCAGCAGCGGCCTTGACCTTGCCGTCCCGACCTCTGCTAACGCCAACCCCAAGGCACCCGTCGAAGCTTTCGCTGTCGGTGCAGCCACGGTTTGGACTCCTGCAGAGGCGACCGGCTCGGTGACCGCTGCCACGGTCACGAGTGTGGCGAGCGACAAGAGCTCGGCTGTTCTCTTCGACGGCACGGACTACGCGAACTACGTGTTCAAGTCCGGCGACGTGTACGCCTACGACGGGAACACGACGTCTCAGGCCCAGTTCTTGTCGGCGCTCTCGGTTGGTGACACGGTGACCGCGAGCACCTACAGCTCCAACTTCCAGTCGACTTTCGACCTGGTTACGGACATCCCGGCCGCCCCTGCCGCCCCTGCGGTCACGTCCATCGGTAACCTCGACGACACCTCTGCGAGCAACTACGACGTCAAGTTCTCGGTGACGCCCGCAAGCCCCGCAGCGGGACTCGTCGATCACTACGACGTCAATGTGTACGCAGTTGACGCCACCACCGGCTTGATCACTGGAACTGCTGTGCAGACGGTGAGCACCACTGGATCCGCTACGACGGCGACGGTCTTCAACCTTCCGAACGCCAAGTACGGTGCGACGGTCACCGCTGTGTCCGCTGAGGGCTCGTCGAGCGATGAGTCGTCGGCTACCTACTTCACCGTTCAGAAGGGCGACGCTGACACGGTGAAGCCCACGGTCGTCTCGACCACGCTGACCGAAGGCAGCGGCATCAGCGGTGTCATCGACGATGGTGACTCGATCACCTTGCAGTTCAGCGAAGCGGTGACGGTCGGCTCCACCGCGGCACTCCGCTTCACGGACGCTGATGGTGAAGTTTTCCAGATCACCAACTCGGCTACGGACGCTTGGACTGTCGGCAACTACACCAATGCTGCGGGCGCGACTGTGACTAACGGTCAGGTGGTCGTTCCGGTGACGACTGCGAACCTGGCGAAGGTCGGTGGGACCGTTCCCAGCTCTCCGAACGTGGCTCAGGTGCCGGGCACCATCAACGCCTTCTCCACCACGGTGACGGACGCGGCGGGTAACACCGTCAACCTGACGGGAAGCACTGACCTGATCATCGACACCCCTCTTGGCTGA
- a CDS encoding helix-turn-helix domain-containing protein produces MTIDASRGPTDADRAREALETVRRYLASHPETPEFVELLAAGESEPLVVPRHVVELLATILSHMAAGEGVAVVPKNVELTTQQAADMLNVSRPYLIKLLELDEIEYRKVGTHRRIALESLLAYKRQDDLRRGEAVDELGALTQELED; encoded by the coding sequence ATGACCATCGACGCGAGCAGAGGACCCACCGACGCCGACAGAGCCCGAGAGGCGCTCGAGACGGTCCGTCGGTACCTGGCCAGCCACCCGGAGACACCCGAGTTCGTCGAGCTGCTCGCCGCGGGCGAGAGCGAGCCGCTCGTGGTGCCCCGCCACGTGGTCGAGCTCCTGGCCACGATCCTGTCGCACATGGCGGCCGGCGAAGGCGTCGCCGTCGTGCCCAAGAACGTGGAGCTGACCACGCAGCAGGCCGCGGACATGCTCAACGTGTCCCGCCCCTACCTGATCAAGCTCCTCGAGCTGGACGAGATCGAGTACCGCAAGGTCGGCACCCACCGGCGCATCGCCTTGGAGTCGCTGCTGGCCTACAAGCGCCAGGACGACCTGCGTCGCGGCGAAGCCGTGGACGAGCTGGGCGCGCTCACCCAGGAACTCGAGGACTGA
- a CDS encoding putative bifunctional diguanylate cyclase/phosphodiesterase, with the protein MRSPQHARRAALSAAALAVLVPLLLLARARWGEAQHLTVAVGLLALAATVLVPARRPRGSLADLAKHTGAAAVWSTGTALAGLYPTTLVGPVLLSHVAHALSLSGLAVIAVQQLRHARVGGDDQPLLVEAGLYGSVMASTAWDGFARAGYSGDGWWDASAGLVIAVGSLVAAGTIVLAIEHPRLRLSSAGVALGALGTEVSALTSTQQPLTGQVALVAALVGAVAVFAFHPRSGLVRHGGAATARAVRRLRVASVLPATLLLADVAVFVVSPRADGVVFVFFAAVIVAAGLRYAATARAIDRTRDRLSFQALHDQLTGLQNRAALQNALTGPDRTQSLVILEVGGLDDITDVLGVSVGEDVLRAAATNLREHVRALGGSTFRVRHDEFAVLLPGFPDEVVRHLPGAFAAVSAAPLQVPGAGRFPVEAVAGVSRVDPGVRAEGDATLPLVHADLALRDARTTPAGSGYSVYSGAVAAQHARRLLVRERLALAVTEGAVDVHFQPIVDFSTGRVVKFEALARWDDAVLGRVSPVEFIAVAEESNLVVALGEHVLRRAVRSAHAAGVFAAGVRLAVNVSVVQLQSPGFADVVREILSAYRIPPSLLTLELTESVFLDSDSPAERVVTDLAGLGCQIAIDDFGTGYSAFGYLDRLPVHVLKIDRSLTQSLTGEGNGRSVVRTVVDLANRLGLTVVVEGVETHEEASICRSMQAGLGQGWLYSAAVTADRVAAELEREYPVSPEAVR; encoded by the coding sequence ATGAGGTCCCCCCAGCACGCCAGGCGCGCGGCCCTGTCCGCCGCGGCGCTCGCCGTGCTCGTCCCCCTCCTCCTGCTCGCCCGGGCGCGGTGGGGCGAGGCGCAGCACCTCACCGTCGCCGTCGGCCTGCTCGCCCTGGCCGCGACCGTCCTCGTCCCCGCCCGCCGTCCCCGCGGCTCGCTGGCCGACCTCGCCAAGCACACGGGTGCGGCGGCCGTGTGGAGCACGGGCACCGCGCTCGCGGGCCTGTACCCCACGACCCTCGTCGGTCCGGTGCTGCTGAGCCACGTCGCGCACGCGTTGTCGCTGTCCGGGCTGGCGGTCATCGCCGTCCAGCAGCTGCGCCACGCCCGCGTCGGCGGCGACGACCAACCCCTGCTCGTGGAGGCGGGCCTGTACGGGTCCGTCATGGCCTCGACCGCGTGGGACGGCTTCGCCCGCGCCGGGTACTCCGGCGACGGCTGGTGGGACGCGAGCGCCGGGCTCGTCATCGCGGTGGGCTCGCTCGTGGCGGCGGGCACGATCGTCCTGGCGATCGAGCACCCGCGGCTGCGGCTGTCGAGCGCCGGGGTGGCGCTGGGGGCGCTGGGCACGGAGGTCAGCGCCCTCACCTCGACCCAGCAGCCCCTGACGGGGCAGGTCGCCCTGGTCGCAGCTCTCGTCGGGGCGGTGGCGGTCTTCGCCTTCCACCCCCGCAGCGGTCTCGTCCGGCACGGGGGCGCGGCCACGGCGCGGGCGGTCCGCCGGCTGCGCGTCGCCAGCGTCCTGCCGGCGACGCTGCTGCTCGCCGACGTCGCCGTGTTCGTCGTGTCCCCGCGCGCGGACGGGGTGGTGTTCGTGTTCTTCGCGGCCGTGATCGTCGCGGCGGGCCTGCGGTACGCCGCGACGGCCCGCGCCATCGACCGCACCCGTGACCGGCTGTCGTTCCAGGCCCTGCACGACCAGCTGACGGGCCTGCAGAACCGGGCGGCGCTGCAGAACGCCCTCACCGGGCCCGACCGCACCCAGTCGCTGGTGATCCTCGAGGTCGGCGGCCTGGACGACATCACCGACGTCCTAGGCGTCAGCGTCGGGGAGGACGTGCTGCGCGCGGCCGCGACGAACCTGCGCGAGCACGTCCGGGCCCTGGGCGGCAGCACGTTCCGCGTCCGCCACGACGAGTTCGCGGTGCTGCTGCCGGGCTTCCCCGACGAGGTGGTGCGCCACCTGCCGGGGGCGTTCGCGGCGGTCAGCGCGGCCCCGCTGCAGGTCCCGGGGGCGGGACGTTTCCCCGTCGAGGCCGTCGCGGGCGTCTCCCGCGTGGACCCGGGGGTGCGGGCCGAGGGCGACGCGACGCTGCCGCTCGTCCACGCCGACCTCGCGCTGCGCGACGCGCGGACCACCCCGGCCGGGTCCGGGTACTCGGTGTACTCCGGTGCGGTCGCCGCCCAGCACGCGCGCCGGCTCCTGGTGCGCGAGCGCCTGGCGCTGGCCGTCACCGAGGGCGCGGTGGACGTGCACTTCCAGCCGATCGTGGACTTCTCGACGGGCCGGGTCGTGAAGTTCGAGGCGCTGGCGCGCTGGGACGACGCCGTGCTGGGGCGGGTCTCGCCGGTGGAGTTCATCGCGGTCGCCGAGGAGTCGAACCTCGTCGTCGCGCTCGGCGAGCACGTGCTGCGCCGCGCGGTGCGCTCGGCGCACGCGGCGGGGGTGTTCGCGGCGGGGGTGCGGCTGGCGGTGAACGTGTCGGTGGTGCAGCTGCAGTCGCCCGGTTTCGCGGACGTCGTGCGCGAGATCCTCTCCGCGTACCGGATCCCGCCGAGCCTGCTGACGCTGGAGCTGACGGAGTCGGTGTTCCTGGACTCCGACTCCCCCGCCGAGCGCGTCGTCACCGACCTCGCGGGCCTGGGCTGCCAGATCGCGATCGACGACTTCGGCACGGGCTACTCCGCGTTCGGGTACCTGGACCGGCTGCCCGTGCACGTCCTGAAGATCGACCGGTCCCTGACGCAGTCGCTGACGGGTGAGGGCAACGGCCGCTCCGTCGTGCGGACCGTCGTGGACCTCGCGAACCGGCTGGGCCTGACGGTGGTCGTGGAGGGCGTGGAGACCCACGAGGAGGCGTCAATCTGCCGGTCGATGCAGGCGGGGCTGGGGCAGGGCTGGCTGTACTCGGCGGCCGTCACGGCGGACCGGGTCGCGGCGGAGCTGGAGCGGGAGTACCCGGTGTCGCCGGAGGCGGTGCGCTGA
- a CDS encoding type II toxin-antitoxin system Phd/YefM family antitoxin, whose protein sequence is MRTIDVSVLRDDVEPIVRDVEAGETVTLTRDGRPVALVTPCVDPEGPQTWVPAARAVGALAHLGLPADVAARWRGTVDENVVTEAEDPFTRWEELQARLTEK, encoded by the coding sequence GTGAGGACCATCGACGTGAGCGTCCTGCGCGACGACGTCGAGCCGATCGTGCGCGACGTCGAGGCCGGCGAGACGGTCACCCTCACCCGCGACGGTCGCCCGGTGGCGCTCGTCACGCCCTGCGTCGACCCGGAGGGACCGCAGACCTGGGTGCCGGCCGCGCGAGCGGTGGGTGCCCTCGCGCACCTGGGGCTACCCGCCGACGTCGCCGCGCGGTGGCGCGGGACGGTCGACGAGAACGTCGTCACCGAGGCGGAGGACCCGTTCACCCGCTGGGAGGAGCTCCAGGCCCGGCTCACGGAGAAGTGA